The Lepus europaeus isolate LE1 chromosome 6, mLepTim1.pri, whole genome shotgun sequence genome includes a window with the following:
- the INTS13 gene encoding integrator complex subunit 13 isoform X2 codes for MKIFSESHKTVFVVDHCPYMAESCRQHVEFDMLVKNRTQGIIPLAPISKSLWTCSVESSMEYCRIMYDIFPFKKLVNFIVSDSGAHVLNSWTQEDQNLQELMAALAAVGPPNPRADPECCSILHGLVAAVETLCKITEYQHEARTLLMENAERVGNRGRIICITNAKSDSHVRMLEDCVQETIHEHNKLAANSDHLMQIQKCELVLIHTYPVGEDSLVSDRPKKELSPVLTSEVHSVRAGRHLATKLNILVQQHFDLASTTITNIPMKEEQHANTSANYDVELLHHKDAHVDFLKSGDTHLGGSSREGPFKETITLKWCTPRTNNIELHYCTGAYRISPVDVNSRPSSCLTNFLLNGRSVLLEQPRKSGSKVISHMLSSHGGEIFLHVLSSSRSILEDPPSISEGCGGRVTDYRITDFGEFMRENRLTPFLDPRYKIDGSLEVPLERAKDQLEKHTRYWPMIISQTTIFNMQAVVPLASVIVKESLTEEDVLNCQKTIYNLVDMERKNDPLPISTVGTRGKGPKRDEQYRIMWNELETLVRAHISNSEKHQRVLECLMACRSKPPEEEERKKRGRKREDKEDKSEKAVKDYEQEKPWQDSERLKGILERGKEELAEAEIIKDSPDSPEPPNKKPLVEMDEAPQVEKSKGPVSLLSLWSNRINTANSRKHQEFAGRLNSVNNRAELYQHLKEENGMETTENGKASRQ; via the exons atgaagattttttctgAGTCTCATAAAACAGTCTTTGTGGTGGATCACTGCCCTTACATGGCAGAATCCTGCAGGCAGCACGTGGAGTTCGACATGCTGGTGAAGAACAGGACCCAAGGAATCATCCCCCTGGCCCCCATATCCAAGTCACTGTGGACTTGCTCGGTGGAGTCCTCCATGGAGTACTGCAGGATAATGTATGATATATTTCCTTTCAAGAAGCTG GTGAATTTCATTGTGAGTGACTCTGGAGCTCATGTTTTAAATTCCTGGACTCAAGAAGACCAAAATTTACAAGAG CTGATGGCAGCCTTAGCTGCCGTTGGGCCTCCTAATCCTCGCGCAGACCCGGAGTGCTGCAGTATTCTGCACGGCCTTGTGGCGGCGGTGGAAACCCTGTGCAAAATCACCGAGTACCAGCATGAGGCTCGCACTCTGCTCATGGAGAACGCAGAGCGCGTGGGGAACAGAGGCCGCATCATCTGCATCACTAACGCAAAAAG TGATAGCCACGTGCGAATGCTTGAAGACTGTGTTCAGGAAACAATTCATGAACATAACAAGCTTGCTGCAAATTCAGATCA TCTCATGCAGATTCAAAAATGTGAGTTGGTCTTGATCCATACCTACCCAGTTGGTGAAGACAGCCTTGTATCTGACCGTCCTAAAAAAGAG TTGTCGCCAGTGTTGACCAGCGAGGTTCACAGTGTTCGTGCAGGGCGGCATCTTGCTACCAAATTGAACATTTTAGTGCAGCAGCATTTCGACCTGGCTTCGACCACGATCACAAATATTCCAATGAAG GAAGAACAGCACGCTAACACGTCTGCCAACTACGACGTGGAGCTGCTTCATCACAAAGATGCACACGTAGACTTCCTGAAAAGCG GTGACACCCACTTAGGTGGCAGCAGCAGAGAGGGCCCGTTTAAAGAAACGATAACGTTGAAGTGGTGCACGCCGAGGACAAACAACATCG aATTACACTATTGTACTGGAGCTTACCGAATCTCACCCGTCGATGTAAATAGTAGACCTTCCTCCTGCCTTACTAATTTTCTTCTAAATG GTCGTTCTGTTTTATTGGAACAACCGCGAAAGTCAGGTTCTAAGGTCATTAGTCACATGCTTAGTAGCCATGGAGGAGAGATTTTTTTGCACGTCCTTAGCAGTTCTCGGTCCATTCTAGAAGACCCGCCTTCAATTAGTGAAGGATGTGGAGGAAGAGTTACTGACTACCGGATTACA GATTTTGGTGAATTTATGAGGGAAAACAGATTAACTCCTTTTCTAGACCCCAGATATAAAATCGATGGAAGTCTCGAGGTACCTTTGGAACGGGCAAAAGATCAGTTAGAAAAACACACCCGCTACTGGCCCATGATTATCTCACAGACCACCATTTTCAACATGCAAGCG gtAGTCCCATTAGCCAGTGTTATTGTGAAAGAATCTTTGACAGAAGAAGATGTGTTAAACTGTCAAAAAACAATATACAACTTAGTtgatatggaaagaaaaaatgatcCTCTGCCTATTTCCACAGTTGGTACAAGGGGAAAGGGCCCTaaaag AGATGAACAGTACCGTATCATGTGGAACGAATTGGAGACCCTCGTCAGGGCCCACATCAGCAACTCAGAGAAACATCAGAGAGTCTTGGAATGTCTGATGGCGTGTAGGAGCAAACCCCCAGAGGAGGAAGAACGGAAGAAACGAGGGCGAAAGAGGGAGGACAAAGAGGACaaatctgagaaagcagtgaaagattacGAACAGGAAAAGCCTTGGCAAGATTCAGAAAG ATTAAAAGGCATCTTAGAACGTGGAAAAGAAGAGCTGGCTGAGGCTGAGATCATAAAAGATTCGCCTGACTCCCCAGAACCTCCCAACAAGAAGCCCCTGGTAGAAATGGATGAAGCTCCTCAAGTGGAAAAGTCCAAAG GGCCAGTGTCCTTACTCTCCTTGTGGAGTAATAGAATCAATACTGCCAATTCCAGAAAGCACCAGGAGTTTGCTGGGCGACTGAACTCTGTTAATAACAGAGCTGAGTTATATCAAcatcttaaagaagaaaatgg AATGGAGACAACAGAAAATGGCAAAGCCAGCCGGCAGTGA
- the INTS13 gene encoding integrator complex subunit 13 isoform X1 — protein sequence MKIFSESHKTVFVVDHCPYMAESCRQHVEFDMLVKNRTQGIIPLAPISKSLWTCSVESSMEYCRIMYDIFPFKKLVNFIVSDSGAHVLNSWTQEDQNLQELMAALAAVGPPNPRADPECCSILHGLVAAVETLCKITEYQHEARTLLMENAERVGNRGRIICITNAKSDSHVRMLEDCVQETIHEHNKLAANSDHLMQIQKCELVLIHTYPVGEDSLVSDRPKKELSPVLTSEVHSVRAGRHLATKLNILVQQHFDLASTTITNIPMKEEQHANTSANYDVELLHHKDAHVDFLKSGDTHLGGSSREGPFKETITLKWCTPRTNNIVFSSISELHYCTGAYRISPVDVNSRPSSCLTNFLLNGRSVLLEQPRKSGSKVISHMLSSHGGEIFLHVLSSSRSILEDPPSISEGCGGRVTDYRITDFGEFMRENRLTPFLDPRYKIDGSLEVPLERAKDQLEKHTRYWPMIISQTTIFNMQAVVPLASVIVKESLTEEDVLNCQKTIYNLVDMERKNDPLPISTVGTRGKGPKRDEQYRIMWNELETLVRAHISNSEKHQRVLECLMACRSKPPEEEERKKRGRKREDKEDKSEKAVKDYEQEKPWQDSERLKGILERGKEELAEAEIIKDSPDSPEPPNKKPLVEMDEAPQVEKSKGPVSLLSLWSNRINTANSRKHQEFAGRLNSVNNRAELYQHLKEENGMETTENGKASRQ from the exons atgaagattttttctgAGTCTCATAAAACAGTCTTTGTGGTGGATCACTGCCCTTACATGGCAGAATCCTGCAGGCAGCACGTGGAGTTCGACATGCTGGTGAAGAACAGGACCCAAGGAATCATCCCCCTGGCCCCCATATCCAAGTCACTGTGGACTTGCTCGGTGGAGTCCTCCATGGAGTACTGCAGGATAATGTATGATATATTTCCTTTCAAGAAGCTG GTGAATTTCATTGTGAGTGACTCTGGAGCTCATGTTTTAAATTCCTGGACTCAAGAAGACCAAAATTTACAAGAG CTGATGGCAGCCTTAGCTGCCGTTGGGCCTCCTAATCCTCGCGCAGACCCGGAGTGCTGCAGTATTCTGCACGGCCTTGTGGCGGCGGTGGAAACCCTGTGCAAAATCACCGAGTACCAGCATGAGGCTCGCACTCTGCTCATGGAGAACGCAGAGCGCGTGGGGAACAGAGGCCGCATCATCTGCATCACTAACGCAAAAAG TGATAGCCACGTGCGAATGCTTGAAGACTGTGTTCAGGAAACAATTCATGAACATAACAAGCTTGCTGCAAATTCAGATCA TCTCATGCAGATTCAAAAATGTGAGTTGGTCTTGATCCATACCTACCCAGTTGGTGAAGACAGCCTTGTATCTGACCGTCCTAAAAAAGAG TTGTCGCCAGTGTTGACCAGCGAGGTTCACAGTGTTCGTGCAGGGCGGCATCTTGCTACCAAATTGAACATTTTAGTGCAGCAGCATTTCGACCTGGCTTCGACCACGATCACAAATATTCCAATGAAG GAAGAACAGCACGCTAACACGTCTGCCAACTACGACGTGGAGCTGCTTCATCACAAAGATGCACACGTAGACTTCCTGAAAAGCG GTGACACCCACTTAGGTGGCAGCAGCAGAGAGGGCCCGTTTAAAGAAACGATAACGTTGAAGTGGTGCACGCCGAGGACAAACAACATCG tgttttcttctatttcagaATTACACTATTGTACTGGAGCTTACCGAATCTCACCCGTCGATGTAAATAGTAGACCTTCCTCCTGCCTTACTAATTTTCTTCTAAATG GTCGTTCTGTTTTATTGGAACAACCGCGAAAGTCAGGTTCTAAGGTCATTAGTCACATGCTTAGTAGCCATGGAGGAGAGATTTTTTTGCACGTCCTTAGCAGTTCTCGGTCCATTCTAGAAGACCCGCCTTCAATTAGTGAAGGATGTGGAGGAAGAGTTACTGACTACCGGATTACA GATTTTGGTGAATTTATGAGGGAAAACAGATTAACTCCTTTTCTAGACCCCAGATATAAAATCGATGGAAGTCTCGAGGTACCTTTGGAACGGGCAAAAGATCAGTTAGAAAAACACACCCGCTACTGGCCCATGATTATCTCACAGACCACCATTTTCAACATGCAAGCG gtAGTCCCATTAGCCAGTGTTATTGTGAAAGAATCTTTGACAGAAGAAGATGTGTTAAACTGTCAAAAAACAATATACAACTTAGTtgatatggaaagaaaaaatgatcCTCTGCCTATTTCCACAGTTGGTACAAGGGGAAAGGGCCCTaaaag AGATGAACAGTACCGTATCATGTGGAACGAATTGGAGACCCTCGTCAGGGCCCACATCAGCAACTCAGAGAAACATCAGAGAGTCTTGGAATGTCTGATGGCGTGTAGGAGCAAACCCCCAGAGGAGGAAGAACGGAAGAAACGAGGGCGAAAGAGGGAGGACAAAGAGGACaaatctgagaaagcagtgaaagattacGAACAGGAAAAGCCTTGGCAAGATTCAGAAAG ATTAAAAGGCATCTTAGAACGTGGAAAAGAAGAGCTGGCTGAGGCTGAGATCATAAAAGATTCGCCTGACTCCCCAGAACCTCCCAACAAGAAGCCCCTGGTAGAAATGGATGAAGCTCCTCAAGTGGAAAAGTCCAAAG GGCCAGTGTCCTTACTCTCCTTGTGGAGTAATAGAATCAATACTGCCAATTCCAGAAAGCACCAGGAGTTTGCTGGGCGACTGAACTCTGTTAATAACAGAGCTGAGTTATATCAAcatcttaaagaagaaaatgg AATGGAGACAACAGAAAATGGCAAAGCCAGCCGGCAGTGA